From the Pseudomonas sp. Teo4 genome, the window CACCCTGGAAACCGTGATCCCGAATCGAAACGTTGCAAAAAACCAGACAGGTGGTCTGTGTTCAGCTGCGCACTCAACATGAAAGTGCGCGCATTGGTCACAGAGCACCCCGCCCGCTCCAAGGGCCTGCCGCAGGTCGCTGACCGTTCGGCAGAATCTGTCTTTCGCTTCGCTCTAGCCCGTCAACGCCTTGTATTCCGGGGGTTACACGATTTCCTGGGGTGTCGATTCGTGCCTTCTCGACCGTGTGAAATACTGTCAATGGCACAAATTGTCGCAGAGCTTATTCTTTATTGATTGAACGTTCAATCAAAACAAAATAGACTGGCCTTCGCCGAGTCAGCCGCCCGTCGTCTGCTCGCAGGCCTGAGGAGATAGCAAGATGCCCAAGGTCGGTATGCAACCCATCCGCCGCCAGCAGTTGATCGAAGCCACGTTGCAGGCGGTCGATCAGGTCGGACTGGGGGACGCCAGCATTGCGCTTATTGCCCGTTTGGCCGGGGTGTCGAACGGCATCATCAGTCACTACTTTCGGGACAAGAACGGCCTGATCGCAGCGACGATGGGTTACATCATGAGCATGCTCAACGAAGGCGTGAGGGCGCGTCGCCAGGCATTGACCGACGACAGCCCGCGAGCCCACCTGAAAGTGATCATCGAGGGCAACTTCGATGCCAGCCAGGTGAACGGCCCGGCAATGAAAACCTGGTTGGCCTTCTGGGCCTCCAGCATGCACCAGCCCGATTTGCATAGGTTGCAGCGGATCAACGACCACCGCCTGTATTCCAACCTGTGTTGCCAGTTCCGCCGCAGCCTGCCGCTTTACCATGCGCGCAAGGCAGCCCGCGGCCTGGCGGCCCTGATCGATGGCTTGTGGCTGCGTGGAGCGCTGTCGGGTGATGCATTCGACACCGAGCAGGCGATACGGATTGCTTACGAATACATGGATCTACAACTGGCTAAACAGCACACCCTGGGCACTGACGACCAGGCCGCTGAACAAACGCGCACGGCACTTGCCAACCCGGCAGGAGCGTGACGCGACAGCCAACCACACACTGCACTTGCGAGGACACTATGGCCCGTTTCGGAACGCAAAAACTCTACATTGATGGTGGTTATGTCGACGCTGGCAGCGATGCCACTTTCGAAGCCATCAACCCGGCCACCGGCGAAGTCCTCGCCCACGTGCAGCGCGCTACCCAGGCTGACGTCGAAAAAGCCGTGGAAAGCGCCGAGCGCGGCCAGAAAGTCTGGGCTGCCATGACCGCCATGCAGCGTTCGCGCATCCTGCGCCGCGCCGTCGACATCCTGCGCGAGCGCAACGACGAACTGGCCATGCTGGAAACCCTGGACACCGGCAAGTCGTACTCGGAAACCCGCTACGTCGACATCGTCACCGGCGCCGACGTGCTGGAGTACTACGCTGGCCTGGTACCGGCCATCGAAGGCGAACAGATTCCGCTGCGTGAATCGTCCTTCGTCTACACCCGTCGCGAGCCGCTGGGCGTAACCGTCGGTATCGGCGCGTGGAACTACCCGATCCAGATCGCCCTGTGGAAATCCGCCCCGGCCCTGGCCGCTGGCAACGCCATGATCTTCAAGCCTTCGGAAGTCACTTCGCTGACCACCCTGAAACTGGCCGAGATCTACACCGAAGCAGGCCTGCCGGACGGCGTGTTCAACGTCCTGACCGGCAGCGGCCGCGAAGTCGGCACCTGGCTGACCGAACACCCGCGCATCGAGAAAGTCTCCTTCACCGGCGGCACCACCACCGGCAAGAAGGTCATGGCCAGCGCCTCCAGCTCCTCGCTGAAGGAAGTGACCATGGAACTGGGCGGCAAGTCGCCACTGATCATCTGCGCCGACGCCGACCTGGACAAGGCCGCCGACATCGCCATGATGGCCAACTTCTACAGCTCGGGTCAGGTGTGCACCAACGGCACCCGCGTGTTCATCCCAAGCGCGATGAAAGCCGCCTTCGAAGCCAAGATCGCCGAGCGCGTGGCCCGCATCCGTGCCGGCAACCCGGAAGACGAGAACACCAACTTCGGCCCGCTGGTCAGCTTCGCGCACATGGAAAGCGTGCTGGGCTACATCGCCAAAGGTAAAGAAGAAGGCGCCCGCGTCCTGTGCGGCGGTGAGCGTCTGACCGAAGGTGCATTCGCCAAGGGCGCCTTCGTGGCCCCGACCGTGTTCACCGACTGCAACGACGACATGACCATCGTCAAGGAAGAGATCTTCGGCCCGGTGATGAGCATCCTCACCTACGAGACCGAAGAAGAAGTCATCCGTCGCGCCAACGATACCGAGTACGGCCTGGCCGCCGGTGTCTGCACCAACGACATCACCCGCGCCCACCGCATCATCCACAAGCTGGAAGCCGGTATCTGCTGGATCAACGCCTGGGGCGAATCGCCAGCCGAAATGCCGGTTGGTGGCTACAAGCAGTCGGGCGTCGGCCGTGAGAACGGCGTCAGCTCGCTGGCTCAATACACTCGCATCAAGTCGGTTCAGGTCGAGCTGGGCGGCTACAACTCGGTTTTCTAAACCCCGTTTAGCCACGCCCGTGCCGCTGCGCACGGGCGTTTCCGCTCCCTGATCACCGCCAAACGAGGGTACTTAACATGTCCCAAGCTTACGATTACATCATTGTCGGCGCAGGTTCTGCCGGCAACACCCTGGCCACCCGCCTCACCGAAGACGCCAGCGTCTCCGTGCTGCTGCTGGAAGCCGGTGGCCCTGACTACCGCTTCGACTTCCGCACCCAGATGCCAGCCGCCCTGGCCTTCCCGCTGCAGGGCCGCCGCTACAACTGGGCCTACGAGACCGACCCGGAGCCGTTCATGGACGGCCGCCGCATGGAATGTGGCCGCGGCAAGGGCCTGGGTGGCTCGTCGCTGATCAACGGCATGTGCTACATCCGTGGTAACGCCATGGACTTCGACGGCTGGGCGGAACTGCCAGGCCTGGAAGACTGGACCTACCTGGACTGCCTGCCGTACTTCCGCAAGGCGGAAACCCGCGACATCGGCCCTAACGACTACCACGGCGGCGAAGGCCCGGTCAGCGTGGCCACGCCGAAAGCCGGCAACAACCCGCTGTTCCACGCCATGGTCGAAGCCGGCGTGCAGGCCGGCTACCCGCGCACTGAAGACCTGAACGGCTACCAGCAGGAAGGCTTCGGCCCGATGGACCGCTCGGTGACCAAGAAAGGCCGCCGCTCCAGCACCGCCCGTGGCTACCTGGACCAGGCCAAGAAGCGCCCGAACCTGACCATCGTCACCCACGCCCTGAGCGACCG encodes:
- the betI gene encoding transcriptional regulator BetI; amino-acid sequence: MPKVGMQPIRRQQLIEATLQAVDQVGLGDASIALIARLAGVSNGIISHYFRDKNGLIAATMGYIMSMLNEGVRARRQALTDDSPRAHLKVIIEGNFDASQVNGPAMKTWLAFWASSMHQPDLHRLQRINDHRLYSNLCCQFRRSLPLYHARKAARGLAALIDGLWLRGALSGDAFDTEQAIRIAYEYMDLQLAKQHTLGTDDQAAEQTRTALANPAGA
- the betB gene encoding betaine-aldehyde dehydrogenase, which produces MARFGTQKLYIDGGYVDAGSDATFEAINPATGEVLAHVQRATQADVEKAVESAERGQKVWAAMTAMQRSRILRRAVDILRERNDELAMLETLDTGKSYSETRYVDIVTGADVLEYYAGLVPAIEGEQIPLRESSFVYTRREPLGVTVGIGAWNYPIQIALWKSAPALAAGNAMIFKPSEVTSLTTLKLAEIYTEAGLPDGVFNVLTGSGREVGTWLTEHPRIEKVSFTGGTTTGKKVMASASSSSLKEVTMELGGKSPLIICADADLDKAADIAMMANFYSSGQVCTNGTRVFIPSAMKAAFEAKIAERVARIRAGNPEDENTNFGPLVSFAHMESVLGYIAKGKEEGARVLCGGERLTEGAFAKGAFVAPTVFTDCNDDMTIVKEEIFGPVMSILTYETEEEVIRRANDTEYGLAAGVCTNDITRAHRIIHKLEAGICWINAWGESPAEMPVGGYKQSGVGRENGVSSLAQYTRIKSVQVELGGYNSVF